In Vanrija pseudolonga chromosome 4, complete sequence, a single window of DNA contains:
- the STL1_3 gene encoding Sugar transporter STL1: MEAPQTISRYNVARRLSKRGLLIAINCVAGLSIFFFGYDQGMMGGVNTSEDYIKRMGFGYTHMVDGHPTPVVTDSLLQGGIVSVYYLGTLVGCMVGGLVGERYGRIRTIAFGAVVAIVGASLQCSAMNKEWMICARLVNGWGTGILNSIVPVWATETSDHTSRGQFIAIEFTLNIFGVVVAYWMEYGLSFIDGGRSPFRWRFPVGFQIILLLVLLAVVWFFPESPRWLTKVGRDDEARYILYRLRGNKEEADSEYAEIKAVLADETTHKIPTSYFSMITGRGSGDLHIGRRVQLVIWLQIMQEWVGIAGVTIYAPTIFSLAGFDSNKAQWISGLNNIFYMFSTLIAVFTIDRIGRRWTLYWGSVMQGIAMFLCGGFTRLGLNVSAEGDTAAAARYGIAAASMVFLFTFVFGATWLTVPWLYPAEIFPLAVRAKGNALGVVGWSIGNGWLQALLLPVCFQHIGEKTYYLFGIANVLSIPIVWALYPESNQRTLEEMDLLFAAKTPWAWDAEATFKRLKAERPDISHDAHRVRSRGDTEAKGSFEHDHL; this comes from the exons ATGGAGGCCCCACAAACCATCTCGCGCTACAACGTAGCTCGCCGCCTTTCGAAGCGGGGGCTCCTCATCGCAATCAACTGCGTCGCGGGCCTCTCTATCTTCTTCTTCGGTTAT gaCCAAGGCATGATGGGA GGCGTCAACACATCGGAAGACTACATCAAGCGCATGGGATTCGGGTACACGCACATGGTTGACGGGCATCCGACGCCCGTGGTTACCGACTCGCTCCTCCAGGGCGGCATCGTGTCGGTGTACTACCTCGGAACGCTCGTCGGGTGCATGgtcggcgggctcgtcggcgagcggtACGGGCGTATCCGCACCATCGCGttcggtgccgtcgtcgccatcgtcggTGCGAGCCTGCAGTGCTCGGCGATGAACAAGGAGTGGATGAtctgcgcgcgcctcgtcaaCGGCTGGGGCACGGGCATCCTCAACTCCATCGTGCCTGTCTGGGCGACCGAGACGTCGGACCATACCTCTCGTGGCCAGTTCATCGCGATCGAATTCACGCTCAACATCTTTGGTGTTGTGGTCGCGTACTGGATGGAATA CGGGCTCTCGTTCATCGACGGTGGCCGCTCACCCTTCCGCTGGCGTTTCCCCGTTGGCTTCCAGATCATCCTTCTGCTAGTCCTCTTGGCGGTTGTCTGGTTCTTCCCCGAGTCGCCACGCTGGCTGACCaaggtcggccgcgacgacgaggcgcggtACATCCTCTATCGGCTCCGCGGgaacaaggaggaggccgactCAGAGTAtgccgagatcaaggccgtcctcgccgacgagacgacccACAAGATCCCGACGAGCTACTTCTCGATGATCACCGGCCGTGGATCGGGCGACCTGCATATTGGCCGGCGCGTGCAGCTCGTCATTTGGCTCCAGATCATGCAGGAGTGGGTCGGCATTGCCGGCGTCACCATTT ACGCTCCGACCATCTTCAGCCTGGCAGGTTTCGACTCCAACAAGGCCCAGTGGATCAGCGGCCTCAACAACATCTTCTACATG TTCTCAACCCTCATCGCCGTCTTCACCATCGACCGCATCGGCCGCCGGTGGACACTCTACTGGGGCTCCGTGATGCAGGGCATCGCCATGTTCCTCTGCGGTGGATTCACGCGCCTCGGTCTCAACGTtagcgccgagggcgacacggccgccgcggccaggtACGGCATCGCTGCCGCGTCCATGGTCTTCCTGTTCACCTTCGTGTTTGGCGCAACGTGGCTCACTGTGCCGTGGTTGTACCCGGCGGAGATTTTC CCTCTCGCCGTCCGTGCCAAGGGCAatgcgctcggcgtcgtcgggtggAGCATCGGTAACGGCTGGCTT CAGGCGCTCCTCCTTCCCGTGTGTTTTCAGCACATTGGCGAGAAGACGTACTACCTCTTTGGAATTGCCAACGTTCTCTCCATTCCAATTGTGTGGGCCTTGTACCCCGAGTCCAACCAGCGCACACTCGAGGAGATGGACCTTCTCTTC GCCGCCAAGACGCCGTGGGCTTGGGATGCCGAGGCGACGTTCAAgcgcctcaaggccgagcgaCCTGATATTTCTCACGACGCACACCGTGTGCGCAGCAGAGGCGATACTGAGGCGAAGGGAAGCTTTGAGCACGACCACCTTTGA